The Lycium barbarum isolate Lr01 chromosome 11, ASM1917538v2, whole genome shotgun sequence genome contains the following window.
aaacaaagtaaaagaatcaaggaaaatacatgttctatttatacgaaggattttacatcggagactcctacaaaggcaaaaaataaaaaggctaagtacaggccctaatctatccggtatggctggatccggagggTTCGGACACTATCCGCtcagagtcgtcggagtcagcccCGAGGACACCCTTAGCCTCGAGAATCAGGGCCGAAAGATCCGTAAATCCATGCTCGGCTTTCTCAAGAGTGATCCACCGAgactttcatttttcatattcagcAGCAATGGTAGCAtaagcctcggcggcctccacgctcttcagagcCTCTTCCAAATCgacctcggcctgggctaactttgccgccagaacatcccgagcctctccgaggacatTTTACATTTgggtggccgactcgagctcggccttgagagtgtCATTAGCATCAGCTGTCTATTCGAGCTCGGCTCTTAGATCATCACATATATGGGCCTTCTTCTCCGTCTTTTTCTCGAGCACCCTCATgcgctctttgtaccgggcatTCTCGGATTCGAGctgccgatgcctctcggccatgctcgtagaatcggacttgacagagtccagctcctcccggagttgagcgACAGTGGTTTCAaactcaccaagccttgaggataaatgagtgttgtctcggctaaggacgatcttgtccgcttcgagactCCGGTTATATTCAgccatctcggccagctcaccctttaattgacgattttcggcctttgttgcatcgagctcgggtcggaggttggaaaggGTAACTGCCtggttcaactcatcctccttcacccgcagaaggtgcaAAAATTTCTCTGTCTCTTGGCTTTAAGCGTCCAGCTGGCCCTTGAGttcgtccacctcttgctgggcaTGGACGAAAGCctcattgacgagcaccacactctgcaaatgaagcaagttaaaaacttgaacaaatAAGACTAAAATTCTCGGTGAAATTatgcaaggatggctgataaacttacccggttgcccgcgtgcataccctcgttaatgaggcactgcctgttataccccgtatttggtacgtcgaattattcgtaagctaatcgacataagttaaggacgggattattttgggatatgaaataaagtgcttttaatcctcgattttaattagtgcacgatttgatataaaatttcaattagtatagaaatattaatggagattaggtattaactaaccatgattagattattaagcggggattaagattaattaagttagctaattatATAGTTAAGGTGGTCCCCACCCGATTCTTtagtttaaaaatatatatatatacaaatcaaaacaacaaaattgatgagtcattaggGGTGGCACGTGTCCAATGGGGTgacaccatatatatatgtatgtcaaAGACCAATTTGAgcaattcattttcatttttgcAAGTTTTAGCTaagagaaagaggaagaaaaGCATAGTCATGGCTGccatgctctcggccagccatggtctttaaaaaaaaaactttttgttcttgtttagaTCAATTCTAAGGtaatttgcaagtccaaggaggtgatagcaacattaggtattgaattgaggaggacgaaatagtgcaattggtgcaagtgggtgtagaatttgctccgattaaattaaggtaagattttctcattttatggtataattggattaatggtgttgtatggaaagattaaaattgtattagatgaaattggaagtaagaaattgcatgaattcgttgatattagaAGGTgtggttgttatatgaaattgttgagttgaaagattaaaagtgtggttttatgttcatatgttgttgtttgtgttgttgtcgagttgtcgttgatatggcttctaagtttggaagaaagaagtgtataacgtatcgtatacaaagcgtatgttggtctgtttggtttataatcttaaatgttaatgatttggattggaaaaggattaagaaaggttattaggttgtttgagttgtttatgggctggattgtaaggatttgatatgaatatttctattactgtcgttgttggtattgctgtgataacaggagattaattggaagttcgggttaggcgagttatataggggaaatgctgcctgatttccgttaagttcttaactaaccaaaatcctaatcaagaaagtatgaactaaagaatgattcctataagtgattggttgtagatttataagctagaaagtatagtttactaacgatagcgttacttttatattaaataggctaaaggggcgacgaagcgaacttggttacggttaacctataacaggtatgtaaagctaacccttcattatttttggcatgatctttatgaaataaacagacgacgtgtatatgattccaaaggagttcctattcttagagccactaggatggctaatgttcttgatttccagaagctatttcattatgtcttgatacgtgtatatgattccagaagttctattttgatataacccatagggacattcgaaaggtacttgatatgactattgtcttgattttcaaatgatagttcgttttgattattctattgagtctcagatatgacttagtttgtatatggtttctcactactctgctcgtgcatgcctcaatatgtctttcaccgagtcccgggccgggtatgttatcgtgcacagtttcactgcattgttcaccgagtccctcactagagggtcgggtacggtatatatatatatatatatatatatatatatatgatatgatgatatgatgagatgatgatatgatgatgtgattatggcaccaaggatggcatatgaagaatttattcaccgagtctcataatgggccgggtataatatatgatattgacatgcatgatttacatctcataaggcaagtgtaatggtatctctgattgacatacttgtctcctgtaatctctatttcagtgatgatcctctttattgtatttcatgctttatatactcagtacatatttcgtactgaccccctttcttggggggctgcgtttcatgcccgcaggtacagatagtcggtttggtgacccttcagcataggacttctactcagctatcttggagagctccattgttccggagcctagatttttggtacagatcttatgatgtatatatatatatatatatattttatccaggggtacggcggggccctgtcccgttatattttgctatcgatactcttagaggtctgtagacatatgtgtgggttgtgtataagtttgtccagctgtgtctatacgatgtgctatggatattgatatgttctggcagccttgtcgacttgcgtatgatattgatatattgcggcagccttgtcggcttgcgtatcatattgacatgtagtggtagccttgtcggcttgcgtatcatattgtgttttgatcagttgtgactcctcaggagacaggttatctggatatatacgtATGATGGTGTTATGAACTTTTggggttcttttgcaagtttccatattgttcttagattcagttgactatatctaacaggtatgtatacgagtgtccagctcgggcactagtcatggcccacggggtcaGGTCGTGACACTGCCAAgggaccccgttcatctttcgcttgtccgagtctgagacaaggggcctcaggtagcttgccacgcccaccgggcgagaaagaaagctgcaatcctcgggaacggtgatcgtagccgatcttgtcctcctcggttccacgcTTGGGGCTGGAAAGATgcgcaccaagctgtccctggcaccagattcggtggtccgactagccgccctcgtggcccgagggatcgggagatgtccgaatccagcagcttcgccggtagcgggaggagtgcccgagaacatatccgaccttgaagccggagttggagaacttggagggacctcagcagcttcggcaaagACAGGGATCTCCGAAGGTGCGGCAGTCCCGTAGTCGGGCAGCGGACCCACATCTGTGGGGACTTCGTCTCCGGGACCGACTCAATTCTTTGACCAGCTTCGACAGcagctgcccccccccccccccccaggatcttcttgtcctttgaaGGGGGGTTTCCTCAGAAGAAGCTTCACCTGAAATATcgacgaattcaatcgaccttagaggagtcgggtaaagaatttcttccgcacctgtgtgtAATGCCGGAACCAAGGGTctttccccggctgaaggaagggGTGAAACGGTGATACCCTCCTCCGGGATGGCAACCGCAGAAGGGGTCGTACTGATGCttcgaacgaggagctcgggctctgcttcatcccttaaagtcctaacgacgctcctcgcccgttTTTTTGGTTTCTGCCCTCTGTctgagggcctttttctcttggcggcggcagcaaggatacgagagGCACCCactgaatcgaactcgggtgtCGACGTTGCTGGTTCTACTGCTGACTccggccttggatccaccgagcccttaggtaaacctgaaaatcgaaggtgttacagaagggtagaagatgcaatgaatacggatataagccgagtattaccgtggttctgggcgacccatcggccacgtgacaggtgtcCCCACGTCTGATCGTCATGGacatgttggctgaggagagcagcAACCCATTCGTGGAGATCCCGGACGACCGGAGAaatccaacccacggctaacGTAGATAAGAAGGGTAGTGAGAAGGTGGATAAACTAAAGTTCGACAAAACACAcaagcaattattaaaagaattcagacttacgattattattccacctttccggaaaaggcatgtagttGTCCGGGATAATGTCCGAGGTTCGCACCCgaacatatcgctccaaccagcccctgtccctatcttcgtccatttttgagaaaaatggattccggctacgctttgcgagttttatcACGCCACCCCGAAataacctcggggaatataagcgtatcaagtgggccagcgtgagctccttcccggtattattggccaacagccggaggcaggccacgaccctccaaacaatcggaccaatctgtgccaaggttacgttataggtccggcacatgtctaagatgaccgggTCGACCGGGGGGTCaagcttgagagtgaaagggtaagtataaatgTATAAAAAACCTTCCCGATGGTAGTGAGTAATTCGCTTGGCCCGGGGGCAAACGGGTGTCCCACCTGCAATCATCCCGGACTAAGTCGAGCTTTCcctcggtaatggatgagggatatcgtctcacatcaaaccctctatcggatacccgagaaggtttttcgacctcaaaatctttgttgaaattaggtttagccggtataatgtccgaggcagtgggctcgaaAGTGCTTATTGCCTTAGGtggagaagttggctcggttgcttgagacgaaaccgagggaatatcatgggaagtggttttagtgttagcagacatttggaGATTATGAGGAAAGATTTGGCAAAATTCAAAAGAGAAGCTAAAAGGTGAAGTAAGAGAACAGACAGAGAACTCAAAAATGGCAGAAAACGAGAGAAAGAAGCGGCAGCCTACTCAGCAAAAATGGTTAAAGTAGAGAAGTTGGCAGAATCGTTCCTTTTTACGTAATATAGGCAGCGAATCGACAAGAAATGTGAGTTGAAAGGCAAGTGAAGAAGTGAAATGGAGAGGAAGTGAAGAACTGGAAAATAGAGGAATGAATTGAAGAGGTTAAAATGTTCGAATGGGGGGATAAAAGACGTTATATAGGCATGAAATCTGGGCGGTTATAattcccagccaaccggggagcgccacgtgtcccataattaatgagaaacgacttgaagcgacgtgcgttgcggcggttgtcagagctaaCCCCCCGGGATGAGACACGTAGTTGACGACAGACGAGACGTGACGCAActattcccgccaaaatgagaagataagaACGGGCATTCAGAACCACCGGTTTtttattcatccacttcccgttactccgataaatctgcggtccgggaagtgtggggactatctgtatacggtaaaaatcgaataTATGTTAGGTCGGTGAGGCCGGTGACCGAGGGTAGAAAGAGATCAACACGGGTATGGAGATTTGCTTTCTAGATAGGAGAAGTGCTCGAATCGAGGAAAGGGAAGAATATTGTTGGTCTCTTAAGTTTGTTCAATCGAGTACTACTCATATATTAGTATACGCCTAAATCTATAGCAAATCTCTGGTCATTATTGCTcccttcatatcatatcatatatatctttTTTCCGCCAAAAagattgaggcttaaccacatatcctatacccactcacaaatttaattgattatccaaattcggggtaaacagtcgCTATTTTGAACTACTCGGATATTAACAAATCCATTTTTCAGATATAGCCTTTTAATtaatttaagtccggtcggttaaccattgttaatggattttaaaggatgcctaacaccttccctttaaattagttgaacccttacctagatcttttggtttcgcagaccttaaaacggagttaactttagaaaacaactttaatgaactttaggtgtcctaattcaccataaataattaggtggtgactccctaactttaattaaccccggaattaccgaaaTGTTGTAAatcattttgactccggttaaaatggggtataacagtttcTACTCTTTTTTCATAGAAATTCACCCACACTAATTTCACAAATTCTAATATTATTCGGTTTATATAACAGAAGACTGTGGAACTGAAGGATGACGATCAGCTGGATGGTGTGTGCTCGTGGTTGAAGATTCGATTCTTGGTCGTAgtcacgcttcaagagataagtatcaattttatgtttaattaatatcttgattatgtgttgtctatattacatgcaagttcgatCCTAACTATTTGCTTTCGCTGCGTATGCCTGTATTCCATCAACTTTGATGTTGTGTTGGTTGAATTCTCAGGGATTTGATGCTTCTGTATATATAGGTAAGTGACTCGACAAAACTAGAGTCTTTTGGTTTTGAATTCTTGTGGTTTTGGAGCAAGGTTTTCTAATATTTCAGTCACTAATAATTTCAGTTACGAGTGTGGCTGTGGATGTACATTTTTGCCCTCACATATAATTTTTCATGAGGAAAATTTAGAGGGTGTAGTTGGTATTTCAAGTATTACTGCTTGAGATTGTACGGAGAGTCGGCTGGTTGAAGTAGTGCAGCACACAGACTTTAGGACTAGTGTTTGGATTATTATTGGAGACGAGAAGAATGATTGTGTGCTGATGTGCTTAATGCCAAATTACTTGAACAATAAAGATCGATGCACATGGATTGGCTTAGATTAATGAAAAGCCCACTTGATGAGTATAACAATGGGaaattattttgaaaataaaaccaCATAAATGTTAGAGTTACTTGCTTCAAAGTATCACGTGAAACTCACACCGTTGAACAATTTAACTTTGTTGTATGTATATTTTTTAAACATATTGAGGCTCGATTCGACGTGACTAATATTCACAATCATCAAATTACGCCACTTGACTTAATAACAAGGTAGACTACcttcttttaatataatatagattatAAAAAAGGTAGCATTAAAAGTCTAATATTCTTCCTAATTAGGATGTAGCTATAGAGGACAATAAAAGGaaactaaaaagtaaaaaaagatcTCCATATTTGGTAAAAAAGGCATAGCAGCAGCCGTACTTGTTTCAAacttttagagcccgtttggatcggcttataagttatttataagctgttttcaattttttttagtgtttggctggtcagcttaaagtcattttgtgcttaaaataagttcaaaaaaataattgggttcatttgacttagcttatctaaagcagcttataagttgtttcagcttataagcaaaaaaaaataagttagactattcgaatttatttattttagcttataggcataagcccatccaaacaggctcttaatcagCTATTAGGCAAAAACTTATGCTTTCATTATATTATTCAAAATTGTGAAGAAGAAGAGCTTGACTCAAAGAATATGGATCGAATTTCAACGGTGGGATCGAATTTTGTGGTCTGTAGCTCCAGTTTTTGAGTACGAACAGTAACTCATTTTTGGGGGTAATTTATCTCCTTTCTTCGCTAGTTTtgatgctatcttttatgtattgttgctccgtgtttggctttgttgttgtagccatttggagaacattgttgtaactcttgttgattatagtggagcttttgttggccggaggtcccgtggatgtttcctcttcaccttgaaggggttttaccatgtAAACttggtgtctcttccattcgatttatttttgcttgctttgctattttattgttggtatagctgttGCCTgaatttccatttgtgctagtgtttattgtcatTCTCTTAGTTCAAATAGTGTGAGAAATTTCAACTTGAGTATTTCTTCTGTTGTTACCTCATCGTGCAATTTAGTTTTGCTTCTTTCTTTCCAACGGTTTTTCCTTTAACTTCccattttgttttatatattcctGATTTTACAGTAACATCAAGGCACCCAAATTAAGGACGTATCCATTCTTCAAGAAAGATCCCATTTGCTGAATGGCGATGTACGTACTTGGGAGCTTAATCGAGTGTTCAAATTCATATATTTACGGATTTACCTGTAAATTACGAGCGAAATGATGCAAAGTAAAATATACTAGGATTGCATAAATATTTCTGTCCATTAATTTATGTACTAGGCAATTTAGCCTCAAGctaaaattacataaatacaacaCTAACTGTAACATTCAATTAGGACCCCAACAGCTCAAGTACATGACTTTCCTCAGAGACTCTTCAGATTGCTTCACTTTACTGTTAGCAGAAACCAAAGAAGAAGATTGAGAAGAGAACTTCTTGGCCTGTAAGTATGACCTCAAGTTGTTCTTGGTGTGCTGATTTATGGCTTTGATGGTGTAATTCCACCTACAAAGTCCTTGATCTTTGAGTGCCTCTGCCACTCCCACGCTTACTGCTGCAAGCCATGCACTGCTTGTTGAACTCATTTTCTAATTTAATCTTGATTTCTTGAAACTCTTGGCTATGTTTATGAAGTTTAAATTTCCTTAAGAAGGCTAGTGCTTTTGTAAGGGACTTGATGCTTCTGAATATATAGGTAAGTGACTCAAGAAAACTAGAGGCTTTTAGCTGTGAATTCTTGTGGTTTTGGGACATGGTTTTCTAAAATTTCAGTTACTAAAGTTTCAGTTACGACTTACGAGTGTGGCTGTGGATGTACACTTCTGCCCTTGCATATATTTTTTTGAGGAAAACTTTGAGGGTGTAGTTGGTATTTCAAGTATAAATGCTTTTGATTGTACGGAGAGTCGGCTGGTTGAAGTAGTGCCGCACACAGAATTTTGGAATTACTGTTTGGATTATTATTGGAGAGTAGAATGATGATGTGTGCTGTTATGCAAAATGCCAAAATACATGAACAATAAAGATGGATGCACACGGATTCACTAGATTAATGAAAGCCCACTTGAGCATAAACAATGGGAAAAGATTTTGAAAATGAAACGACATAAATGTTGGAGTTACTTGCTTCAAAGTATCACGTGAAACTCACATGGTTAAAAAATTTAACTTCGTTGTATGTATATTTTTTAAACATATTCAGGCTTGATCTGACATGGCTTGATCATATTTTAACTTGAGTGATTGATCAGGTTGTTTTGGAAATTAAATTAAAGCTCAACAAACCTAGCTCATTTTATGTATTTTGATATTCTTCCATATGGCTAAATTGGCGAAAATCAAATCTAGTTTTGTTAACTATGTTTTGAGATTTGCTAAATGGCCTAGTTAGATACGTATCATATCCAAAATCATATATATGGAGTATGATCCAATTGAATAACAATTAAGAGTTAGAGGGAGCAATCCAAAGGAGAACACTTTGTTTCAGCTAAACGTAAGGCTGATAAAAAGGCAGGTTTTTGTTAAGGTCATGTTAAGATAGTGATACAGATGTCCAAACTATGCAACAACTTTTTCCAGACGTAGTATTTTGACCCATTTTGCAATTTTACTTTTTCTTCATATACTCTTCTTTATTTGATTTACTATACTTGGTCATTGCAGGTGCTCTTCAATCCTGATTTCACATTAAGGTCACTTGTGTATTTCAAATTTTAAGACCATGTTCATTACTACTCGTCTGGAACTTAATTAGAAGTGATGTAACATATCAAATTATAGAGCATCAAGTCATCGAAGTATCAACAATATTTCATTGTCTCACATATAATTGTTTGTGTGATCTGTTGATGTAAGTAGATTTGTTGGCATTGAAGATGATGTTTGGAGTTTGGGGCTAAGGCTGAACATATAGGGCCTGAAAAAAGTGAAGAAAGATTTGTAGAAAGAGACTTTAGAGGAGCTAAAGAGTGATGAACAGTACCAGGGGTTTTTGGGCTATTGTGGGCTCTCCAGCCTATGGTTTTTTAGTTAATTGTTTTCCGTACATATTTACATTTTATCTATTTTCTTGTTATTTCTTAGAAGCAAGAAATGGACCCCTGGCACtcttttttatttgtttaattGCAGTATAAAGTTTAGGAGCATTGAACCTGGATGGTTCTAAGAAAATATTGTATCTCTTATTGAAATCGCACAACTGCCAAGTAAATTTTATGTACTTTGGATATTGAACCTCTACACCGATTCATTTGCAATCGAAAGAATTGCTCTGTTTTAGATATTCAATTATCATGGAGATTCAAATGctttaatatttttaaaatagtcATCTTTTTAACACTAATAGTCCACCACTGTGGCAGGGGGTTAAAGCAAAGATCCAAATCTgtatatttaaaattaaaaaggCAAAAATTATAGAACAGGTTGATATAGTGCCTAAACTTTTCGAGTTACATCAATTGAGTTTGGATAAGCTACCCGTTTCAACATCAAAAATGGGGATTCCAA
Protein-coding sequences here:
- the LOC132617217 gene encoding uncharacterized protein LOC132617217, whose protein sequence is MSSTSSAWLAAVSVGVAEALKDQGLCRWNYTIKAINQHTKNNLRSYLQAKKFSSQSSSLVSANSKVKQSEESLRKVMYLSCWGPN